One stretch of Tenrec ecaudatus isolate mTenEca1 chromosome 18, mTenEca1.hap1, whole genome shotgun sequence DNA includes these proteins:
- the LOC142431646 gene encoding small ribosomal subunit protein eS4, X isoform-like, protein MASGPQSTEAIYPARRWETFSQTGDEVKKICMQRFIKIDGKVRTDITYPAGFMDVIAIDKTGENFRLIYDTKGRFAVHRITPEEAKYKLCKVRKIFVGTKGIPHLVTHDARTIRYPDPLIKVNDTVQIDLETGKITDFIKFDTGNMCMVTGGANLGRIGVITNREKHPGSFDVVHVKDANGNSFATRLSNIFVIGKGNKPWISLPRGKGIRLTIAEERDKRLAAKQSSG, encoded by the exons atggccagcGGGCCACAGTCCACCGAggccatttatccagcccgccgg tgggagacattctctcagACTGGAGATGAAGTTAAAAAAATTTGCATGCAACGCTTCattaaaattgatggcaaagtcCGAACTGATATAACCTACCCTGCTGGTTTTATGGATGTCATCGCCATTGACAAGACCGGAGAGAATTTCCGTCTGATCTATGACACCAAGGGTCGCTTTGCTGTTCATCGTATTACACCTGAGGAGGCGAAGTACAAGTTGTGCAAAGTAAGGAAGATCTTTGTGGGCACAAAAGGAATCCCTCACCTGGTGACTCACGATGCTCGCACCATCCGCTATCCTGATCCTCTCATCAAGGTGAATGACACCGTTCAGATTGATTTGGAGACCGGAAAGATTACTGATTTCATCAAGTTCGACACAGGCAACATGTGCATGGTGACCGGAGGTGCTAACCTGGGAAGAATTGGCGTGATCACTAATAGAGAGAAACACCCTGGCTCTTTCGATGTCGTTCATGTGAAAGATGCCAATGGCAATAGCTTTGCCACCCGGCTTTCCAACATTTTCGTTATTGGAAAAGGCAACAAACCGTGGATTTCTCTTCCCCGAGGAAAAGGTATCCGCCTCACCATTGCTGAAGAGAGAGACAAGAGACTGGCTGCCAAACAGAGCAGTGGGTGA
- the LOC142432092 gene encoding translationally-controlled tumor protein-like, with the protein MIIYRDVISHDEMFSDIYKIRKIADGLCLEVEGKMVSRTEGAIDDALIGGNASAEGPDGDAAESTVVTGVDIVMNHHLQETSFTKEAYKKYIKDYMKSIKGKLEEQKPERVKPFMTGAAEQIKNILANFKNYQFFIGENMNPDGMVALLDYREDGVTPYMIFFKDGLEMEKC; encoded by the coding sequence ATGATCATCTACCGGGACGTCATCAGCCATGATGAGATGTTCTCCGACATCTACAAGATCCGGAAGATCGCAGacgggctgtgtctggaagtggaggggAAGATGGTCAGTAGGACCGAAGGTGCCATCGATGACGCCCTCATTGGGGGTAATGCCTCAGCTGAAGGCCCCGATGGTGATGCAGCAGAAAGCACCGTGGTCACTGGTGTTGATATTgtcatgaaccatcacttgcaggaaaccagcttcacaaaagaagcctacaagaagtacatcaaagactacatgaaatcaatcaaaggcaaacttgaagaacagaaaccagaaagagtaaagccttttatgacaggtgctgcagaacaaatcaagaacatccttgcaaatttcaaaaactaccagttctttattggtgagaacatgaatccagatggcatggttgctctgctggactACCGTGAAGATGGTGTCACCCCATATATGATCTTCTTTAAGGATGGCTTAGAGATGGAGAAATGTTAA